The proteins below are encoded in one region of Fibrella aestuarina BUZ 2:
- a CDS encoding arsenic transporter — protein MVISSIWIIALLAIAGIIIRPFNVPEFVWAVAGAVLLLLLGLITPTDALAGIGKGTDVYLFLTGMMLLAETARDQQLFNWLAALATNRADGSAGRLFTLVYLVGIVVTTFLSNDATAVVLTPAVAAAVRAANVERPLPYLFICAFIANAASFVLPISNPANLVIYGTHMPSLGHWLAQYGPPSLVSIAVTYAVLRYTQRASLQGSVARAIPVPALPAGGKLALGGIALTALVLLGASALDAELGLPTAVAGVLTSLVVLAKARTNPWRVVRQVSWSVLPLVAGLFVLVEGLNKTGLVGYLAALLQQEAAQSITQTAWLSGGGLALACNLMNNLPAGLIVGSVIQAGAVPDMIKSFLLIGIDLGPNLSVTGSLATILWLVALRREGLHVSAWAFLKLGIPVMLLALLASLATVWAYYQLP, from the coding sequence ATGGTCATTAGTAGTATCTGGATTATTGCGTTGCTTGCCATTGCCGGCATTATTATCCGTCCGTTTAACGTACCTGAGTTTGTCTGGGCCGTGGCTGGTGCCGTGTTGCTCCTCCTACTGGGCCTGATCACGCCGACCGACGCGCTGGCGGGCATCGGAAAAGGAACCGATGTGTATCTGTTTCTGACGGGTATGATGCTGCTGGCTGAAACGGCCCGTGATCAGCAACTCTTCAACTGGCTGGCGGCGCTGGCGACCAACCGGGCCGATGGGTCGGCCGGGCGACTGTTTACGCTGGTCTATCTGGTCGGGATCGTGGTCACGACGTTTCTATCGAACGATGCGACGGCGGTCGTGCTGACGCCGGCGGTGGCAGCGGCGGTGAGGGCTGCCAACGTGGAGCGGCCATTGCCTTACCTGTTCATCTGCGCGTTCATTGCCAACGCCGCATCGTTCGTGCTGCCCATCTCCAACCCGGCCAATCTGGTTATCTACGGCACTCATATGCCTTCGTTGGGGCACTGGCTGGCGCAATATGGGCCGCCCTCGCTCGTGTCGATTGCGGTTACCTATGCCGTGTTGCGCTACACCCAGCGGGCGAGTTTGCAGGGAAGCGTAGCCCGGGCCATTCCGGTGCCTGCGCTGCCTGCGGGGGGAAAGCTGGCGCTTGGCGGTATTGCCCTGACGGCGCTGGTGCTGCTGGGGGCGTCGGCGCTGGATGCCGAACTCGGCCTGCCGACAGCCGTGGCGGGTGTGCTGACCTCACTGGTCGTATTGGCTAAAGCCAGAACGAATCCGTGGCGGGTAGTCAGGCAGGTGTCGTGGTCGGTGTTGCCGCTGGTGGCCGGTCTGTTCGTGCTGGTGGAAGGACTCAATAAAACGGGCCTTGTTGGCTATCTGGCGGCATTGTTGCAGCAGGAGGCCGCGCAATCGATAACCCAAACGGCCTGGCTGAGTGGGGGCGGTCTGGCCCTGGCCTGTAACCTGATGAACAACCTCCCGGCGGGCCTGATCGTGGGGTCGGTTATTCAGGCTGGCGCCGTGCCTGACATGATCAAAAGCTTTCTGCTGATTGGCATCGACCTGGGGCCGAACCTGTCGGTAACGGGGTCGCTGGCGACGATTCTGTGGCTGGTGGCGCTACGGCGCGAGGGCCTACACGTCAGTGCTTGGGCGTTTCTCAAACTAGGTATTCCGGTGATGCTGCTGGCCCTGTTGGCCAGTCTGGCGACCGTATGGGCTTATTACCAACTGCCTTGA
- a CDS encoding response regulator transcription factor encodes MRILLIDDEEKLALHLQKGLNQAGYSVDVALSGSAGLEQAALGTHDLILLDLMLPGTTGFDLLRNLRDFGIDTPVMILSALNQSQHVVRGLDLGAVDYLRKPFELDELLARIRTVQRGQAGSRLPIWHVADLTMDLTTREVSRAGKSIALTPREFQLLEQFMRQPGRVLSKAQLTEKVWDSDFDRGSNVVEVHMHQLRKKIDKGFATPLLETVVGVGYRLRGTLTSA; translated from the coding sequence ATGCGAATACTCCTGATCGACGACGAAGAGAAGCTAGCCCTGCACTTGCAAAAAGGGCTCAATCAGGCGGGTTATTCGGTCGACGTGGCCCTATCCGGGTCAGCCGGACTAGAACAGGCGGCGCTGGGCACCCATGACCTGATTCTCCTCGACCTGATGTTGCCCGGCACCACCGGTTTCGATTTGCTACGTAACCTGCGCGACTTCGGCATCGACACGCCGGTTATGATTCTGAGTGCGCTCAACCAGTCGCAACACGTGGTGCGGGGGCTCGATCTGGGGGCCGTCGATTACCTGCGTAAACCTTTTGAACTCGACGAACTGCTGGCGCGTATCCGAACGGTGCAGCGGGGGCAGGCCGGTAGCCGTCTGCCTATCTGGCACGTGGCCGATCTGACCATGGACCTGACAACCCGCGAAGTGAGCCGTGCCGGAAAATCCATCGCGCTGACACCCCGCGAGTTTCAGTTGCTGGAGCAGTTTATGCGCCAGCCGGGGCGGGTGCTGTCCAAGGCCCAACTGACCGAGAAAGTCTGGGATTCGGATTTCGACCGGGGTAGTAACGTGGTGGAAGTGCACATGCATCAGCTTCGCAAAAAAATCGACAAAGGCTTCGCGACACCCCTGCTCGAAACGGTGGTGGGCGTTGGCTACCGGCTGCGGGGTACGTTGACGTCTGCCTGA
- a CDS encoding MGMT family protein — MADKRKLTTADGSVADPQRDYFEDVYEVVKQVPVGRVTTYGSIAQYLSLRAGARMVGWAMTAAHGRDDVPAHRVVNRLGILSGKNFFGSPTRMQELLEAEGVAVDDDTVVDFKNRLWDPSIELAS; from the coding sequence ATGGCTGACAAACGAAAACTAACCACGGCGGACGGTTCGGTGGCCGATCCGCAGCGCGACTATTTCGAGGATGTGTATGAGGTGGTCAAACAGGTGCCCGTTGGCCGCGTCACCACCTACGGCTCCATTGCCCAGTATCTCAGCCTGCGGGCCGGTGCGCGCATGGTAGGCTGGGCCATGACCGCCGCCCACGGCCGCGACGACGTACCGGCACACCGGGTGGTGAATCGGCTGGGCATTTTATCAGGCAAAAACTTCTTTGGCTCTCCTACCCGCATGCAGGAATTGCTCGAAGCCGAAGGCGTAGCCGTCGACGACGACACCGTGGTCGACTTCAAGAACCGCCTGTGGGATCCTTCGATCGAATTAGCCTCCTAA
- a CDS encoding PAS domain S-box protein, protein MTITTQPFDVRKTVDQLNLIGLTVEHDGSVSYVNPYTLRVTAWSMDEIIGRNFFEVLVPAADRTTLKKLFQEALLRGSFPEQREIHILTRSGSTRNVHLNSFIPSGTGGRTDAFTLIGEDLTNKRRVASALSNTNAQLQDLVDNTSDLIQLITLDGKFIFVNRAWREVLGYSADQIASLSLLDVLHPDFVKSTLDRLQRVQEGEPNPSFETVFKTKEGRTLFLSGSVNCRYDQGKPTAFRCILRDITQKIRAEKAQRLYYSIASWTLNTPNLDDFYQRVHRELGNIIDASNFFIALYDQSKRYLIFPYYVDESFQGNMRFTKKRLGSGLTEYTIRANKPLFLHDTDIYRLAQEHQIDLYGQQQPKLMLTAPLRIGDEITGIIGVKSYNDPNRYGPRDLELLEFISGQVALAIARKQAEAALNKQTARLNAIFDSSTYLIWSVNKAMQLTTFNQNYAQLIEQLTNEKPRLFLSAEKQGWRGVGDDNRRLLDERYKQAFRGQRQNFEMRFEVAGKESWLELHLNPILLTGGVIEEVSGIARDITNRKVAQLNLERSEEKFRGIFENLQDIYVRVDRHGHVTMVSPSVFKRSGYTPDEVLGENALNYFVDPGVIRRALFKLVRTRSVRNFEATLRRKDGTERQFMFNMLLLKDEDGRYSVVAALARDITELKRQSAELVKAKEEAERSLKVKERFLANMSHEIRTPMNGVIGMVDLLNDTVLNDEQRDYVRTIRRSSETLLNILNDILDLSKIEAGKMVLHEAPVTLSEIFEKLIALFGQQANAKQNRLFYTLTPELPQYVIADQTRLLQILSNLTSNALKFTEQGTVEVAASLVSKRGKFNRIRVEVRDSGIGISPENIGLLFNSFSQVDTSSRKTFGGTGLGLSISKELAHLMKGEVGVESTVGMGSTFWFTVELKETAISPTQSPQEAAADMKVTDFFTDYHPVILLVDDNAVNRKVASEILRKAGCEVTTASSGPEAIDAYKRRMEEREAGLSPMLPFDIIFMDIQMPDMDGVETTRFLRQQFDNQLPPIVAMTAYSMREDRERFLSQGLDDYIPKPIRAQGLIAKVNDLIKSQGKGVPGETPRNEAPPTTPPAPSPEPLAPSPLLLPYQAEPIIDHDILGQLRDIGGAELVESVFDDFVTEATELVTESLSAFAAGDIATVKGHLHTLKGSAGTVGVARLARIAREAEGKLKVQDTSQLAQELKALEAAFAEFLATPRP, encoded by the coding sequence ATGACGATCACCACCCAACCTTTTGATGTACGAAAAACCGTCGATCAGCTGAATCTGATTGGGTTAACCGTCGAACACGATGGCTCGGTGTCGTACGTAAACCCGTACACATTACGGGTGACGGCCTGGTCGATGGACGAAATTATTGGCCGGAATTTCTTCGAGGTGCTGGTGCCCGCCGCCGACCGAACCACGCTGAAAAAACTCTTTCAGGAAGCCTTGCTGCGGGGTAGCTTCCCCGAGCAACGCGAAATCCATATCCTGACCCGCTCAGGATCGACCCGTAACGTTCACCTCAACTCCTTCATTCCCAGCGGCACCGGTGGCCGCACCGACGCCTTTACGCTCATCGGCGAAGACCTAACCAACAAACGGCGGGTCGCCTCGGCGCTGAGCAACACCAACGCGCAGTTGCAGGACCTGGTCGACAACACCAGCGACCTGATTCAACTGATCACCCTCGATGGCAAGTTCATTTTCGTAAACCGGGCCTGGCGTGAGGTTCTGGGTTACAGCGCCGACCAGATTGCCTCGCTCTCTTTGCTCGACGTGCTGCACCCCGACTTCGTGAAGAGCACCCTCGACCGGCTACAGCGGGTGCAGGAAGGCGAGCCGAACCCATCGTTCGAAACCGTGTTCAAGACCAAAGAAGGCCGGACGTTGTTTCTGTCGGGCAGCGTCAACTGTCGGTATGATCAGGGAAAACCCACTGCCTTCCGGTGCATTCTGCGCGACATCACGCAGAAAATCAGGGCCGAAAAAGCGCAACGACTCTATTACAGCATTGCCAGCTGGACGCTCAACACGCCCAACCTCGATGATTTTTACCAGCGCGTTCACCGCGAGCTGGGCAACATCATCGATGCCAGCAACTTTTTTATCGCCCTTTACGACCAAAGCAAACGCTACCTCATCTTCCCTTACTACGTCGATGAGTCGTTTCAGGGCAACATGCGCTTCACCAAAAAGCGCCTCGGCAGCGGCCTGACCGAATACACGATCCGGGCCAACAAACCGCTTTTCCTGCACGATACCGACATCTACCGGCTCGCGCAGGAACACCAGATCGATCTGTACGGCCAACAGCAGCCCAAGCTCATGCTGACGGCCCCGCTGCGGATCGGGGATGAAATCACGGGCATCATCGGCGTGAAGTCATACAATGACCCCAACCGCTACGGCCCGCGCGACCTTGAACTGCTCGAATTCATTTCGGGGCAGGTGGCGCTGGCCATCGCCCGCAAACAGGCCGAAGCCGCCCTGAACAAGCAAACGGCCCGGCTCAACGCCATTTTCGACAGCAGTACGTACCTGATCTGGTCGGTCAACAAGGCAATGCAGCTGACGACCTTCAACCAGAACTACGCCCAACTGATCGAGCAGTTGACCAACGAAAAACCCCGGTTGTTTCTCAGCGCCGAAAAGCAAGGCTGGCGCGGCGTGGGCGACGACAATCGGCGGCTGCTCGACGAGCGCTATAAGCAGGCGTTCCGCGGGCAGCGGCAGAACTTTGAGATGCGTTTCGAGGTGGCGGGTAAAGAAAGCTGGCTTGAACTTCACCTGAACCCCATTCTGCTCACGGGCGGCGTCATCGAGGAAGTGTCGGGTATCGCGCGCGACATCACGAACCGGAAGGTCGCCCAGCTCAACCTCGAACGCAGCGAAGAGAAATTCAGGGGCATTTTTGAAAACCTACAGGACATCTACGTGCGGGTCGACCGGCATGGCCACGTCACGATGGTCAGCCCCTCGGTCTTCAAACGCAGCGGTTATACCCCCGACGAAGTGCTGGGCGAAAACGCGCTCAACTACTTCGTTGACCCCGGTGTCATCCGGCGGGCGCTGTTCAAGCTGGTACGTACCCGGTCGGTACGGAATTTCGAGGCCACCCTCCGCCGCAAAGACGGGACCGAACGGCAGTTTATGTTCAACATGCTGCTGCTCAAAGACGAAGACGGGCGCTACTCGGTGGTGGCGGCGCTGGCCCGCGACATCACCGAACTGAAGCGGCAATCGGCCGAACTGGTGAAGGCCAAAGAAGAAGCCGAACGCTCACTGAAGGTGAAAGAGCGGTTTTTGGCCAACATGAGCCACGAGATACGTACCCCCATGAACGGCGTGATCGGCATGGTGGATCTGCTCAACGACACCGTCCTCAACGACGAACAGCGCGACTATGTCCGCACCATCCGCCGGTCGTCGGAAACACTGCTCAACATCCTCAACGACATTCTCGACCTGTCGAAAATTGAGGCGGGGAAGATGGTACTCCACGAAGCACCGGTTACGCTCTCCGAAATTTTCGAGAAGCTGATCGCCCTCTTCGGGCAGCAGGCCAACGCCAAGCAAAACCGGCTATTCTACACGCTGACGCCCGAGTTGCCTCAGTACGTCATTGCCGACCAGACCCGGCTGTTGCAGATTCTGTCGAACCTAACGTCCAACGCCTTGAAATTCACGGAGCAGGGCACTGTCGAGGTGGCGGCGTCGCTGGTGAGCAAGCGGGGTAAATTCAACCGGATCCGGGTGGAAGTGCGCGACTCAGGCATCGGTATTTCGCCGGAGAACATCGGGCTGCTGTTCAATTCGTTCAGCCAGGTCGATACGTCGTCGCGGAAAACCTTTGGCGGTACCGGGCTGGGACTCTCGATTTCGAAAGAACTGGCCCACCTGATGAAAGGCGAAGTGGGCGTCGAATCGACGGTGGGGATGGGTAGTACGTTCTGGTTCACGGTTGAACTAAAAGAAACGGCCATCAGCCCTACCCAAAGCCCGCAGGAAGCCGCCGCCGACATGAAGGTGACCGATTTCTTCACCGATTATCACCCCGTGATTCTGCTGGTCGACGATAACGCCGTAAACCGAAAAGTCGCCAGCGAAATCCTGCGTAAAGCCGGCTGCGAGGTCACGACGGCTTCAAGCGGCCCCGAAGCAATCGACGCGTATAAAAGGAGGATGGAGGAACGGGAGGCCGGCCTCTCTCCCATGCTCCCGTTCGACATCATCTTTATGGACATTCAGATGCCCGACATGGATGGGGTTGAAACGACGCGGTTCCTCCGGCAGCAATTCGACAATCAGCTACCGCCCATTGTGGCGATGACGGCCTATTCGATGCGCGAAGACCGCGAGCGGTTTCTCAGCCAGGGCCTCGACGACTACATTCCCAAGCCCATCCGGGCGCAGGGCCTGATTGCTAAAGTCAATGACCTGATCAAGAGCCAGGGGAAGGGCGTGCCAGGCGAAACGCCACGAAATGAAGCGCCCCCAACGACGCCCCCAGCCCCCAGTCCCGAGCCCCTTGCGCCCTCTCCCCTGCTGCTTCCCTACCAGGCTGAACCGATCATCGACCATGACATTCTGGGGCAGCTCCGCGACATTGGCGGGGCCGAACTGGTCGAGAGTGTGTTTGATGACTTCGTTACCGAGGCTACCGAACTGGTCACCGAGTCGCTGTCGGCCTTTGCGGCGGGCGACATTGCCACCGTCAAGGGCCACCTGCACACGCTGAAAGGCAGCGCGGGCACAGTGGGCGTTGCCCGGCTGGCCCGTATTGCCCGCGAAGCCGAGGGTAAGCTTAAAGTACAGGATACGAGCCAATTGGCGCAGGAGTTAAAGGCCCTCGAAGCCGCCTTCGCCGAGTTTCTAGCCACGCCCAGACCCTAA
- a CDS encoding sensor histidine kinase, with protein MMTAIRPARSIRFKMGLVFGATFFLGFTGAAGYLFKRVRAVLVEQDNRTLAERAGRLSDRTSVYPLVIPLPDRGEVMALWLISGNARKRLYQSPRFPADSSLLTSAAVVEADTFRLARSVRHADDGYGTLITLVGHSSRPLHRELRSMGLLLLLTLLASILVSGLSAWWLSGWLLRPLRAIITSAQSVSRAEHTTPIPIPNSGDELQELAETINQMLTRIGQAVDTQHAFFAAASHELRTPLSILRTEIEVTLREAITDRERGFLHSQLTELRRLSRLVDDLLAMSQLRAGTLRLRPERIALDDLTLHLAERYQRTLNERHLFLAISFDETADHLTAWADLDKLTNVLLNLLDNAVKYATPGTRLDLSLTQQADQLSWTLSNQTTAPIPDPDKLSREFYQADPHHDGYGLGLWISHQVTRLMEGTLHVSGAEGRFRTEIRLPSSEGMPA; from the coding sequence ATGATGACCGCCATCCGCCCGGCCCGCAGCATCCGCTTCAAAATGGGGCTGGTTTTCGGGGCTACGTTTTTTCTGGGGTTCACCGGGGCCGCCGGGTACCTGTTCAAACGCGTCAGGGCGGTGCTGGTTGAGCAGGATAACCGCACCCTTGCCGAACGGGCAGGGCGGCTCTCAGACCGCACTTCGGTATACCCGCTGGTCATTCCCCTACCCGACCGGGGCGAGGTGATGGCCCTGTGGCTGATCAGTGGCAACGCCCGCAAACGGCTCTATCAATCGCCCCGCTTTCCAGCCGATTCATCCTTGCTGACAAGTGCCGCCGTTGTTGAAGCCGACACGTTCCGGCTGGCCCGTTCGGTGCGCCACGCCGACGACGGCTACGGCACGCTCATTACGTTGGTGGGCCATAGCAGCCGACCGCTTCACCGCGAGCTACGCAGTATGGGCTTATTGCTCCTGCTCACGTTGCTGGCCAGTATACTGGTGTCGGGGCTGAGCGCCTGGTGGCTGAGTGGCTGGCTCCTGCGGCCACTGCGGGCCATCATTACCTCCGCTCAGTCGGTCAGTCGGGCCGAGCACACCACGCCCATCCCCATTCCCAACTCCGGCGATGAATTGCAGGAACTGGCCGAAACCATCAACCAGATGCTGACCCGAATCGGGCAGGCTGTCGATACGCAACACGCTTTCTTTGCGGCCGCTTCACACGAGCTTCGGACCCCGCTGAGCATCCTTCGCACGGAGATCGAAGTCACGCTGCGCGAGGCCATTACTGATCGCGAGCGGGGCTTTCTGCACAGCCAGCTAACCGAGTTACGCCGCCTTAGCCGACTAGTCGACGATCTGCTGGCGATGAGTCAATTGCGGGCAGGTACGTTGCGTCTTCGCCCCGAGCGCATTGCTCTCGACGATCTGACACTCCACCTGGCCGAACGCTATCAGCGAACCCTCAACGAACGTCACCTGTTCCTGGCGATTTCGTTTGACGAAACCGCTGACCACCTGACCGCCTGGGCCGACCTGGATAAGCTGACCAACGTCTTGCTGAACCTGCTCGACAATGCCGTGAAATATGCGACGCCCGGTACCCGCCTCGACCTCAGCCTGACCCAGCAGGCCGATCAGCTGAGCTGGACGCTGAGCAACCAGACCACCGCCCCGATTCCCGACCCAGACAAACTCAGTCGCGAATTCTACCAGGCTGACCCGCACCATGATGGCTATGGGCTTGGTTTGTGGATCAGCCACCAGGTGACACGACTCATGGAAGGCACGCTGCACGTTTCAGGCGCGGAAGGTCGGTTCCGGACCGAGATACGACTACCTAGCAGCGAGGGGATGCCCGCCTGA
- a CDS encoding MFS transporter, which translates to MIDTLPASRTRQPGKGTLRALDAANFFLADVRDGLGPYLAIYLLTTLHWDAQSIGIAMSVMGIATVAAQTPAGALVDRTRYKRLFSVVASLLIASAALLTISFPVYGVIIGGQVAMGVAAAWFTPAVAAITLGIVGPKALDGRVGRNETFNHAGNVFAALLAGLIGYYVSSAGIFVLLSVMSLISSFSIWQIQEKDIDHELARGCPDESGDNDADDKPSSWRAVFGNRSVLFFALACVLFHFANAAMLPLLGQRLAQGIDAGTSSAYMSACIIVAQVVMIPVSHWAGKLAPSGRKRLLLIAFAVLPIRGLLYTLTNEPTLLVAIQVLDGVGAGIFGVLSILVVSDLTRGSGLFNTTQGAIATAVGLGASLSNAFAGSILQRSNYNTAFLVLAGIAVAAVAVLWFFVPETVDKRA; encoded by the coding sequence ATGATCGATACACTACCTGCTTCCCGCACCCGGCAACCGGGGAAGGGCACCCTGCGTGCGCTCGACGCCGCCAACTTTTTTCTGGCCGACGTCCGCGACGGCCTCGGGCCTTACCTGGCCATCTACCTGCTCACAACCCTGCACTGGGATGCCCAAAGCATCGGTATTGCCATGTCGGTCATGGGCATTGCTACCGTGGCGGCCCAAACCCCCGCCGGGGCGCTGGTCGACCGGACGCGCTATAAACGGCTGTTTTCGGTCGTGGCTTCCCTGCTGATTGCGTCGGCGGCGTTGCTAACCATCTCGTTTCCGGTATACGGTGTCATTATCGGCGGGCAGGTCGCCATGGGCGTAGCGGCAGCCTGGTTCACGCCCGCCGTGGCGGCCATCACGCTGGGGATCGTCGGCCCGAAGGCGCTGGACGGGCGCGTTGGCCGCAATGAGACGTTCAATCACGCGGGTAACGTATTTGCCGCCTTGCTGGCCGGTCTGATTGGCTACTACGTCAGCAGCGCCGGTATTTTCGTCTTGCTGTCGGTCATGTCGCTCATCAGTAGTTTCTCCATCTGGCAGATCCAGGAAAAAGACATCGACCATGAGCTGGCGCGGGGTTGCCCCGACGAATCCGGCGACAACGATGCGGACGATAAGCCTTCGAGCTGGCGGGCTGTCTTTGGCAACCGCTCCGTTCTGTTTTTTGCGCTGGCCTGCGTGCTGTTTCACTTCGCCAATGCGGCCATGTTGCCGCTATTGGGGCAGCGACTGGCGCAGGGTATCGATGCCGGTACGTCGTCGGCCTACATGTCGGCCTGTATCATCGTGGCGCAGGTCGTGATGATTCCCGTTAGTCACTGGGCCGGTAAGCTGGCGCCATCGGGTCGTAAACGGCTGCTGCTGATCGCCTTTGCCGTACTGCCCATTCGGGGCCTGCTGTACACCCTCACCAACGAACCCACGCTGCTGGTCGCTATTCAGGTGCTCGACGGGGTGGGGGCGGGCATCTTCGGCGTATTGTCGATACTGGTCGTTTCGGACCTGACGCGGGGTAGTGGCCTGTTCAACACCACTCAAGGCGCCATTGCCACCGCCGTGGGGCTGGGGGCGTCATTGAGTAACGCCTTCGCGGGAAGCATCCTGCAACGGAGCAATTACAACACGGCCTTTCTGGTGTTGGCCGGGATTGCCGTAGCTGCCGTGGCCGTACTCTGGTTTTTTGTGCCGGAAACGGTTGACAAAAGGGCTTGA
- a CDS encoding DUF1223 domain-containing protein has protein sequence MSTQRLVLLLLAGVSLFICNANRVFTNAPKPVAVIELFTSQGCSSCPAADRLLGETIRQANAEGQAVYALSFHVDYWDRLGWRDPFSGHQYTERQRRYAQLFKLQTVYTPQAVLNGRQEFVGSNRARLKALMDNALQDGARVGVQLATQRKGNTITVDYSLTGNLSGTLLNVALVSGSVSTDIGRGENAGRKLVNNNVVRAFATVPGREHGQATLVAPANFDPDDGAVIAYVQQEKTLTTLGASQIALR, from the coding sequence ATGTCTACGCAACGCCTCGTGCTGCTCCTGCTGGCGGGTGTCAGCCTGTTTATCTGCAACGCCAACCGGGTGTTTACCAACGCCCCAAAACCCGTGGCGGTCATCGAACTCTTTACGTCGCAGGGCTGCTCAAGTTGCCCCGCCGCCGACCGCCTGCTGGGCGAGACCATCCGGCAGGCCAACGCCGAGGGGCAGGCTGTGTATGCGCTCTCCTTCCACGTCGACTACTGGGATCGGCTGGGCTGGCGCGACCCCTTCAGCGGGCATCAGTACACCGAGCGGCAACGCCGCTACGCGCAGCTGTTCAAGCTCCAGACGGTCTATACACCGCAGGCCGTGCTGAATGGCAGGCAGGAGTTTGTGGGTTCCAACCGGGCACGGCTTAAAGCTCTGATGGACAATGCGTTGCAGGACGGCGCGCGCGTGGGTGTCCAACTCGCCACGCAACGGAAAGGCAATACCATCACGGTCGACTATAGCCTCACGGGTAATCTGTCAGGTACGTTGCTCAACGTCGCCTTAGTGAGTGGGTCGGTCAGTACGGACATAGGGCGGGGCGAAAATGCGGGGCGCAAGCTCGTGAACAACAACGTGGTGCGGGCTTTCGCTACGGTACCCGGCCGGGAGCACGGGCAGGCTACGCTCGTGGCACCCGCCAACTTCGATCCGGACGACGGGGCGGTAATCGCCTACGTGCAACAGGAAAAAACGCTGACGACGCTGGGGGCCAGCCAGATTGCGCTGAGGTGA